AATTGAGAGGATTTCATGTAGGTAAACTGTAAGACTTCATTTTTCGATGGAAATTTGTATTTGCCACATTGGGTTTGGTTGCTTAGTGATAGTGTGTACTGCTATCTAAATTAGTTCAATTGGACATGCCTGTTGGATGTTAGGTTAGCTCTACAAGTTGTTTGTTCTTcttagttttgatttttgattcaTAGTTTTGATTCGGCATTTTGAGTGTTGATTGTGTTGAGTTGTTCTCTGTCTGCAGTGATTACTTGTTTAAGCTTTTGCTGATTGGAGACTCCGGGGTTGGGAAGTCGTGTCTTCTTCTGAGGTTTGCTGTAAGTCACTAAGTTGTCGACACTCTTGCCATATTGTCTCTATTGTGTTTCTGGTATACCGCTACTGATATGTGTATCTCATATCTCTAATGGGAGAGTTCAAAATGAGTCTATACTCTGCATCATTGGTTTTACATGCTGGAATCAAAAGTAAATCGCTAGTTTGTTTAATATTTAGTGGTTGAAATGAATCTGAGACATATTGTTTTTGATGGCGAGTTCTTAGTTTATGCTTCCTCAAGTACAATGTAGCCGATCATTTCTTATTGACGTAGCTGATTTGTGAAGATTATTGCTGACTATATTCTCTATCTGATGATACATGATGATTCGTATCTGTAACGTTCTTTCTCACTATTTCAGTTCAgctcatttcttcttcttctcttttttgtaCTAGAACTTTCGTTATTATTGTCCATGCTATTAGAATATTGGTAGCTATAAAATTGGTGGCAATTTATATTGCATCTGAGCCCTAGATTCTCAATACTCAGTACCAAACCGACTTTGAAACTCTCCAACTATTAGCAATTAAATCTTGTTTAGGTTCATCTTATGTTTATGTACTTCTAGACTGTAGCATTGACATGTTTTAGCTACTACAATGCTTGGAAAATTGTATTTGTTAGGGGCCTCATTGATCTTTTCCACTTTGTACCTACTTAAAGTCTcagatgtatatataaattcatcCCAACTGGGAAAGCGGACAGAGTAAGATGTTATCACATCTCAGCTTCCTTAAACTCCTCAAAGCCATCATCACCATTTAGGAAATAAAAGGGAAAGGTTTAGTCACCTAATTCAAATACGTTTTGGTTTATTTTTGCATGAGGCAAATCCATATATGCTGCTACAATTTTGTGCTTCTTCAAAGGGGCCTGTGAGACTTCAAATGAAGAGCTTCTAGGTAAAAATGGACCACTAATGCTCAACAGTCAACTTCTGAAAGAAAGACATACTAAAAACAATGCTTGAAGATCGGTTTGTTATTTACCTAGAGAAAGATCTAGAATGAGGTTTGGAATCAAAGAGGAGAACTCCTTTTTCTATAGTGTTAAGCCTTCCAAGAAGAATAACAACTTGCAAGTTGCAATCCATCATGACTTGCGTGTTTTCTGAAGTGCATCTCACTCCCTAACCCTTGCACCATATAAGCTCGGGTGGCATTGAGCAATGTTAGTTCAATACTCGAATATGCTTGATCCTGATACTAGAATAAAAGTTCTACATAACAGTGTCTAGGTATAGCTACTAAAATTCTGCAAAGGAGAATCGTGATTCAAGaatatattttgtttgtaTTTATACTTGTGGTTTTGCATATCAGTTTGGAGACATGTTTATTCCTGAGTTGTTTACAATAAGTGTTATTATAAATAATCTGTCTGACTATATAGACTACAATGAGGAACTCATTCAGTTGATTTCTTATTATGCTCTGCTTAATAAAGCTATATATCAAATGAGCTGAGGGCTTATTGCTTTTTTCTACTTCTTCCAAGATTTGCTTAATCTCAGAGTCTTGACATccttttgtttggtgattattATACCCTTGTTAGCATAAACCTAAACATGAATAATTCCATTTGGTTTTAGGGAAAGAAAGGAATTTGGCTCAAATTGTCGGTAAAGAGAGCTGAGCTTGTTACAGTTGCTATTAAGGTAACTTCTCTACACATGACTGCAAGTTATTAAACTATTCTTTCTTGAGATGGTGTTCACTAgaataatttttctttctaaattGCACAATGCTTTGTGTTCAAGCATATAGAAAAGAATGTTCTAGCATAAGAGTGATGCCagctatttttattttaaatctaaaCTACTTACTAAAAGTATCGAATCTGTGAGTATCTGAGATAAGTTTTTTGGTTTCAGGAAGGATTCCAGTACCACCATGCAGAACGAGGATATGCGATGTTGACATACTGGATCCCAGAAGGACCTTGCATGCTTCTGGCTAATGCTTCACATCCCATAACACCCTTATAAAAATCTTATGTAGATTGGTGCATGTCtcatattatatattgattgCGTTAAATTTACTAGGCTGCATGACACAACTAGTAGACACATGAGATATTCGTAAAATCTATCAATGTCGAAACGcattaattttttattcataTTACTATATGGAAGTACTGTGTCCTGTGTTTTAAAAATTGGACGATTTGGTTATAGTTTAGGCCTTGGTCAACGCTGTCAACACAAATTCCGCCTTAAAATCTTGTCACATTTCGTTCACTCATGAAAATATACCACCAAAAAATACAATAGCTACTACTAACATGTTATAAAGCTACTACGAAAGAATATCAAAGCTACTACCAGTCAGGCACAAAGCTACTACCATGGAACTATAAAATTACTACTGTCGAATTATAAAGCTACTGCACATTTCTTACACTTgtaacattatgaagcgactatatgatgGAAATGTCTAATGCTGAATTGACACCACACGGTGTGATCGTTACATATAATTACGCATATGGTCAAAAAATTATCGAATTTTAGgcttgtttgaccgtcggttTGTCTGGTCGACCTAAAACACTAATAATATGCCCTATTGGTAGGCCTATTACTAGGGGCCGATGGCCGAATGTGACTTACATGTTCAAAACCACGTAATATTACTGAACGAGTGTGTGGTCGAATCGAAAAAAGGAATTTCGGAAGGCTCCTGTCAAAGGGTTTCCGTATAGTAAAAACACATGTTTTTGTGTTGACTCGTGAAATTAACAGTCAAATGAGGTCTAAAATTGATGAAATATTGACAGGGAACTCTAATAAATATGATGATCATATCGGCCGGTGTCTATCAACCGTATTCATTATTTAGGTTATCGATCACTGAAGTGGTCACTAATATAGTACAACTTTTATACTACACTTGAGTTACACTTGTAACATTATGAAGAGACTATATGATGAAAATGCCTCGTGCTCAATTGAAACCACATAATGTGATCGTTACATATAATTAtgcatatggtaaaaaaattatcgAATTTTGGGCTTGTCTGACCGCCGGTTTGTTCGATCAACCTAAAACGCTAATAATATGCTCTATGGGTTGACCTATGACCAGGGGCCGATGGCTAAATGTGGCTTACATGTTCACAACCACATAATATTACCGGACGAGTGTGTGTGGTCGAAtcgaaaaaataaatttcGGAAGGCTCCGGTCAAAGGGTTTCCATTTAGTAAAAACGTGCGTTTTTCTATTGACTCGTGAAATTAacagtcaaacgaggtctAAAATCAATGAAATTTTGATAGGGAACCCTAATAAATATGATAATCATATCAGCcagtgtcgatcgaccgtaTTCACTATTTAGGTTgtcgatcaccaaattggtcACTAATATATACAACTTTTATACTACACTTGAGTGACACTTGTAACATTATTAAGAGACTATATGATGAAAATGTCTGCTCAATCGACACTACACGATGTGATCATTACATTTAATTAtgcatatggtaaaaaaattatcgAATTTTGGGATTGTCTGATCGTCGGTTTGTCCGGTCAACCTAAAACGCTTGTAATATGCCATGTGGAAAGACCTATCACCGGGGGCCGATGGCCGAATGTGGCTTACATATTCACAACCAAGTAATATTACCGGACGAGTGTGAAGttgaattaaaaaaaggaATTTTGAAAGGCTCCGGTCAAAGGGTTTCCGTTAAGTAAAAACACGTGTTTTTGTGTTGACTCGTGAAATTAACGGTCAAACGATATCTAAAATCGACGAATTTTGGATAGAAAACTCTAAAAAATATACTTATCACATTGGCCGGTATCGATAGACCGTACTCAAACAAAAATTGTCAATTATCGAAGTATCCCTTAATGTAAGTTTtacttattaaaaaaatatttttcagaTTCGGTATTGGTTTTACTTTTTAGGCTTTAAAGAAAGCCCTAAGCCCTTTTCTAAAACCCAACAACTCTGGCCCATATTGCTGGCCTAAGACATTATGTATTTAACAAAGGagtttctctctcttcatgGACAACCTCTTGCACTAACACCGAGACTGCGCTCCGCCATGCTGCGCCGCACCGCCCCACCGTCCAACCAAATGGGGCTGGCGCATCacctccttcttcttcctctccttctcATCTTCAATACCCATACCTTGCATGAGGTATTTGAGCCGTGTTTTTCCCAAATCGAATTTGAGGTAATGTTGAAGAATCAAAGGATTTCTGTCGAAATTGGGTCTCCGGTAAGCTTCTTTGAATTCCTTTCGGTAAGCTTGGCTTTGTACCTTGATATCCTAGTCAACCAAACCTTCGATTTCATCGTAATCGTAGAAGAGTATGCCGTATGGGAGGGACTTTTCATGAGGAGTATGAGGATGACATTGGCGGTGGCTATGGTGGTGGGAGtgggaggaagaggaaggaAGGGTTTGAGGGTTACGGTGGGTACAGTGGTGAGCCGGAGTAGGTGGCGGTGGTGAGAATGAGGAGAAAAGGttggatttttgttttttgcggGTTTGAGATTTACTGGGAATGGATGAATGGTGGCCTTGGCGGAAGGCTTTAGATCAAAAACAATCCAAATCCCACGCGCACAAAACAATTACTGAATTTTTACTGATGTAACTGGACCAACCACCTGCAGACACGTGTCCTTATTACCTGCTGTGACCATAATTCTCGCGCTCAGTGCCATTTCCCTCGACAATTTCACTTTTTATTGTGGCTTAAAATATTGTACTGTTTATGTGAGGGgactaaagaaaaaaaatgtgaggACTGCTCGGTTTAATTTGATTCTATCTTTCTCAacatttaattttgttttttcattaTCTGGGAGATCTTGCTTACTCATGGTTTAATATGCAAAAATCAATAGTAAATGGCCGGGGACAGGCTCCTTGCTGCTACCGCGGATCACTGTAAATTGCTCAGAACATGTGCCTCAACGACTACAGTGGCGCTTGCCAAGCCTCATCTCTTCTTCGATCAACACACTTACACACTCAAACCCCTCAAGAATCCAACCCATCCACTCACATTTAGCCTAAAACCTAATCCTCCTTGTCAATAATCAATGTTTATATCAACTTAGAATTAAGAGTTTGAAATAATTTACATGTAAAACTACTCCTGTTTATTGTTTGCGGGTCAGAATAATCTGCCACTCCCACCGTTCTTTTCTGCATTTCACAGACACTAGACAAGTTCTGAGTTAAAATAtcattttgttctttgtttgttGTCGAGTTGCTTAAGCTCCAAAAACACAGAGAGTTCTCTATAAGAGAAGACAAACGACCCTTTTACTCCTCCTCTccacctccctctcttcttTCTCATCTTCAAAATACTCAAGAAAGTGAACCATGATCACCGGAAAGGATATTTACGAGGTCCTAGCGAGCATTGTGCCGCTTTATGTGGCCATGATATTGGCCTACGGCTCGGTCCGGTGGTGGAAGATCTTCACCCCGGACCAGTGCTCCGGCATCAATCGATTCGTTGCAGTTTTTGCCGTTCCTTTACTTTCCTTTCACTTCATTTCTTCTAACGATCCCTACGCCATGGACTACCAGTTCATCGCGGCGGACTCACTGCAGAAGGTGGTGATTCTTGTGGCTCTATTCCTATGGCAGACCTTCTCCAAGCGCGGCAACCTCGAGTGGATGATCACTCTCTTCTCCCTCTCCACTCTCCCCAACACTCTCGTTATGGGCATTCCTCTCTTGAAGGCCATGTACGGTGACTTTTCGGGCGGTCTCATGGTTCAAATCGTGGTTCTTCAAAGTGTCATCTGGTACACTCTCATGCTCTTCATGTTCGAGTACCGAGGAGCTAGACTTTTGATTTCAGAGCAGTTCCCCGAAACCGCCGGGTCCATCACTTCATTTCGTGTGGACTCCGATGTTGTTTCGCTCAACGGACGTGAACCTTTGCAGACGGATGCCGAGATTGGAGACGATGGGAAGTTACACGTGGTGGTGAAAAGATCGACGGCGTCCTCGATGGTGTCATCGTTCAAGTCGCACGGGTTGAACTCCTTGAACTCGGGCATGACTCCTAGGGCTTCAAACCTGACCGGCGTTGAAATTTACTCGGTTCAGTCGTCCCGTGAACCAACGCCGAGGGCGTCCAGCTTCAACCAGACTGACTTCTACGCTATGTTCAACGCCAGCAAGGCACCGAGCCCTAAACACGGTTACACCAACAGCTTCCAAGGGGGGTTCGGCGATGTTTACTCCGTTCAGTCATCGAAAGGCGTGACCCCGAGGACTTCGAATTTTGATGAGGAGATGATGAAAATAAGCAACAAGAAGAGAGGAGCCAGGAGCATGAGCGGTGAGCTGTTCAATGCCGGGACCATGTCTTCCTATCCGCCTCCGAATCCCATGTTTTCGGGGTCTACCAGTGGCGGTCCAAAGAAGAAGGACAGCGGCGGAGCCGTTGCCAGTGCAAGTAGTGGTAGTGGTGGTGCAGTGCCTAATAAGGAGcttcatatgtttgtttggagCTCGACTGCTTCGCCGGTTTCCGAGGGAAACCTTAAACATGCAATTAACCGAGCTGCCTCTACGGATTTTGCGGGCATTGATCCAAAGCCTTCACAACATGATCATCCAATTGCAGGTTCAAAAGGTGAGCAAATAATGTTCCTTGTGATCTCAACCCAAAACCATATTTGTTATTTAGTGATTTGCTACGCAAGTTCTGACTCCAACAATTTCAAGTTTAAAGTTGAAATCAAATCTCATTTTTACAATTCAAAAGAATACAAATTATCAATTTTCATCACGGGATCGATCTGTTTGGTAGTGTTTTTAAAATATACACTGCACTAATAATTCCAAGGTTGAGTCAATCAAATTTGGTCGACAAATAATGTTCTCACAACACTTCTTGTGTATGTTAATTAGTATATTCATATAATATTATTGAAATTACAATTAATGTCTCTTGAAATGTCCAGGGATGCATGAATTAATTCAGAATATGAGTCCTGGAAGGAAAATAAATGGAGATGGGGaccttgaaattgaagaaggAACAAAATTTCCGGCAAGTACATCTCCATATAGTAGCTGTCAGAAGAAGATGGACATGGAAGACGGTGGTGAGGCAAAGAAGCAACAAATGCCTCCTGCAAGTGTCATGACTAGGCTTATACTCATCATGGTTTGGAGGAAGCTCATTAGAAATCCCAACACCTACTCCAGTCTTCTTGGTGTTGCATGGTCTCTCGTATCATACAAGTACATCTCGCTTCCTTATTTTGTTACTCTTATAGTTCCAAATCGCATTTCACAAAGATTGGTCAAAAGAAGTCGTCTTACTTACATGAACGGCATGGTATTATTGATAGATATGGTACAAAAgttgaataaatatattttgcaGCCTCAGCTAGCGTTACCTCAACGACCTCATTTCATACTGATTTATATTTCTACGTACTATCCAGGTGGCATATCAAAATGCCGAAAATTATAAGTGGATCCATATCAATATTATCTGATGCTGGCTTGGGAATGGCTATGTTCAGCCTAGGTATGCATCTTCTATTGACTTATTGACCTCCTAAACTCTATAATATAGAAAATGCAAACCTTGTGTTCatcaatttatttaattatataatattttttattttcaggttTATTCATGGCTTTACAACCAAAGATCATAGCTTGTGGAAAATCAGTAGCAACCTTTGCAATGGCTGTTAGATTTTTGACTGGCCCGGCAGTGATTGCTGCATGCTCCATAGCTGTTGGTCTTCGTGGAGTTCTATTGCATGTTGCAATTGTTCAGGTTAATCAAGTCAATCTTCAAATTATACCATACAGGTTTACTGTATTTCCTTTATTGGGGTCGTCTATGGTACATAAACGTATACCATACAAACATTTATAACTGATTGTAGAAAATTACAACACTGACAATAATTTAATTGCACTAAATTACAATATTGACAATAAAATTATCACATTCATTTTACACATTTACatataattgaataaaattaCCATCATTACAACAATTTATTTAACAACTTATAAAATGTTGTAAGTGAAGTATTTATCATTAGTAGAACtacaattatataaataattattttgtatACCACAATAACAACAAATTTGTAATCATATTTGTAAATGTGGGTACCAGTGGGTACCTAAGAAAACTCTtccttaattattttattctaTCTCAATTGTTCTAACCCTAATTCACTGATCACATGTAGGCTGCTCTTCCTCAAGGGATTGTTCCGTTTGTATTTGCTAAAGAATACAATGTGCACCCAGACATACTTAGCACTGCGTAAGTGCATGTTTATATTTCAGAACAAAAATCCATGAAATAGCTAGAAATGCTCTAACTTGTAGTATGGTGTTTGCAAATTATTGCAGGGTCATTTTTGGAATGCTGATCGCATTGCCTATAACAATACTCTACTATATTCTTCTCGGGGTCTAGTTTCTGGCAAAATTGAAGGCAGAAGAAAGCAATGCAATATAATAGCTGTATATCCAAGTCAGGCTTAGGTGGAGGTGTGAATGATATTGAAGATATATTGAGCAGGAAAtcatatgcatgcatgcaagcCATCGGATTCAGTGTCGAGcacataaaagaaagaaaggaaaaatcatAACACATGATTCACTGCATAAGTGCCAATTGGGGATCTTGATATACCGTTTACTTCACTGGTTTTGCTCCACATCCAGTAACAGTAGTATCATATTATTAATTTTCGCTGGTTTAGATTACTTGGATAGAAATTAAGTAATAGAGAATGGACCTTAGAAAGCCAGGGAAGGTCAACAtttcctctctcttttttgttcttggggtgcaaatttgatttgttttaaCTATTGACACACTAATTAATATCAATGTGGCCCCTTGCTTAACATTGACCTAAATCCAGGTAATATACCATATACTTGATCTAACTTCATTTATTTAAGGCAAAATGCCAGTTTGCACCACAAATTTAGCCATAATTATCAATTTACAACTCGagcttgcatttgagtcaatttacctcctaaacttggtaaaaataaccgatttgcacctcatccgttaaatttaatgttttccaattttcatccaattttaagtcacatgtcatacatTTGAGGGGCAttattgttattatatatttattcatatttaataatgaaataaattaataaaattacttaagaggaacacttgctactatgtttttttattttttcgaaacatgttattgatttatatatttattattttacgtgatatggtatgttaaaagatattagaaaaaatataaataaatacatagaaaattaaaaataaatatgtacatataaaaatatatatacacaacacactatatttgaacgagtgtgtatgttgaatatataattcgaagtatggttaagtatgtagaaaaaagatgtaaattaaaaatttgattaaaaaattaatttttccttttaaagaatattttttttatttttaagaaaaatataaatagaaaatgacaacattagccctcatgtgcatgacatgtgacacaaaattagatagaaacaaatttaacggatatggtTCAAATCgataatttttaccaagtttaggaggtaaattgactcaaataattaacaattttcagccaaatttaggtTGTATTTTAGTAATTTTGCCTTTATTTAATTAGATCTATTAGTTTTTGTTTATGGGGTTGGATCGGCTAGCAAATTAAAGCGATCTGATTGATTTTTGTGTGAAATATGATTGACTTATTATTATGGTTCTAACATGTGCTGCTGACTATTATATCTGTTGGGATTAGTGGCCCTCGAATATTGAAACATACATATGCCGGAAGAAGAGTCAGGGAAGGTGTGCTACGTACTGGTTAAATTTACACATGCTATAAGCTTCTCTTGAGGAAAAAAAAGGGAGAAAACTATAAGCTTAATTAGAACGATCGATCGAATCATGTTTACTGTCCATTCTCTCATATCTCCAAAAAATTCCCATGGATGAGATTGCTAATTTCTGTACATATTTCTTACAAAGCAAATTTATGTCTCTTGATTATATAAGAAAATATCAGTATTTGAATcgagattaatgattaaatcAAAGAGTTCATTTTAACCTATTATTATTAGTTGATATCAAGTACAGATAACACTatgcatcatgcatgcatgcatatatttgaAATATTTTGAATAGCCATGCATGTATGATCCTCATGAATCGATCACATTTATTTAACCCGAAGTCTGGAAGAAGTATTATGGGTCATTCCACCAAATTAAACTATACCCTGCAGAACAGAAATTAAATAGAGTTCATATAGAAAGAATGCTGTCGACCAGCTTCAGTATGAAGTTTTCCTTCCCCTCTAGCTTAAAGTTGCTTGATCGATCATTAGGTGCAGAAGAAGGGGCATCCCTTTTGGATAATGATATTGTTATTtcgttatgacttatgacgaTGTTACATAGTCGCACTTTCAATAGTAAATAACCTTTCGGAACGACTATATTTCTTAAAAATATTGGCCAAATATTTGTAGAATGAAAATGGCATATGGTCATGCCAATAGATTAGACAAAAACAGTACATGTGTTCGGTGTTTTGACATAAGATCAAGGTACCAAACTGGATCATGAACAAACGATAAGCATTGGGATTTTGGTCTAGATTCTATGGAAAAACGAACTAAATATCGGAATTGCTAAATATCGGAATATCTCACGTGGGCAGCCAAGAGGCTAGGGTGTCTAAATAAATCGAATTAGAGAAGCACATGAAGGTGTTCTCAGACATCATTGCAATAAACAAACAGGTTTGAACAGTTTCTGTAAACCCTAGAGAAGACACACCAAGCATCACACTGCAGCTATATTGgtgtgatgattgttttctAATGATTTCCGAGTTCCAAGGTTCTGGCTTCAGCAAATCAAACGTCTGGATAGTTTGCAAGAAGACCAAGTCAAACGGACGCCGGAGTTCACTGAAACGATCTCACAATTATGTATCCAGTCAAATCAATGTTGCTAGTTTCAACATTTCCTCTTATGAATTTTCGTTTCAATTCTATTTTCATGAGATAGATCAACTAATAGTGTGGGCTTTGATTTGAGCATATCGCTTCTCAGCCAGGACTAGTTTAGTGTTGCTGcgactttaattttttttacttttattgtactgttaaaaaaaataactatGAATTATGAAGTACGGACACGCTCGGATACGCGAACTCACTTTAGACACGGTCCGGACACTCGGATacgcaccaactcatgataaaagtaAAAGTGTTTATGGTGAGAGTCGAACTTTGGTCATCTAAGGCATCCAACagctcctcaaccattccaacagattaaatttttgttatatttatgcacatatatatatatataaggagagaaactcatgataaaaataaaaatgcttgtggtgaaattcgaaccttggtcattcaaggcacccaacaattcctcaaccattctaacagattcagtttttttatatttatgcacactttaatatatatacatctaaatactttcaaatttttaaattaatttttttaataaatatatatatatatattaaaataattttaattaacgtgtcaaCCACGTGTTTGTGTCCAAAACATTTTTTATATGttgtgtctacgtatcgaatcatgtccaatacggacactcgtgtccgtgtccgtgctacttaggctATGAATCATAACATATTTGTGTTtagtaaatattatttttataaatgctGTTGATAAATGAATTGTTTGGTAATTCTAAACAAAACTACCGTAGAtatggtcaacaaaaaatgacatgattttgttttaacaTATTGAGAATGATTATAAATAAGGGtgttatttgagaatttacaGGAAAATATTAACATTTATTGAGCTTTGAGTAAAACAGCTTCTAACCAACAATATTCGGGTTGCTTCTAAAAGCTAATGTAGGTGAccctataaattttaaaaaaaaatctgatttttctAAAGTTATCAAATACTTTGAATTTTAAAAGTTGACCtaaaagttgatttttttttagaagtgaAGCTATAGCAAACTAGGCCTCAGTAATGCCAAGCAATATTGTATTTCTTGGCCACATCATATATCATATTAAATCAACATGCTTAAAATGTATGTTCAATATAATTAAGTGTAGTAGGGAAATAATTGTCCGGAACTTGCAGAGTGCCTTGGAGTCAAGCGGCGGCGGGCTTGACTAATTTTAGAGAGGCAAAGGCAAAACTTAGGTAAGTTTTAGGGTGGTAGTGGCGGGCT
This is a stretch of genomic DNA from Argentina anserina chromosome 4, drPotAnse1.1, whole genome shotgun sequence. It encodes these proteins:
- the LOC126791933 gene encoding auxin efflux carrier component 2, producing the protein MITGKDIYEVLASIVPLYVAMILAYGSVRWWKIFTPDQCSGINRFVAVFAVPLLSFHFISSNDPYAMDYQFIAADSLQKVVILVALFLWQTFSKRGNLEWMITLFSLSTLPNTLVMGIPLLKAMYGDFSGGLMVQIVVLQSVIWYTLMLFMFEYRGARLLISEQFPETAGSITSFRVDSDVVSLNGREPLQTDAEIGDDGKLHVVVKRSTASSMVSSFKSHGLNSLNSGMTPRASNLTGVEIYSVQSSREPTPRASSFNQTDFYAMFNASKAPSPKHGYTNSFQGGFGDVYSVQSSKGVTPRTSNFDEEMMKISNKKRGARSMSGELFNAGTMSSYPPPNPMFSGSTSGGPKKKDSGGAVASASSGSGGAVPNKELHMFVWSSTASPVSEGNLKHAINRAASTDFAGIDPKPSQHDHPIAGSKGMHELIQNMSPGRKINGDGDLEIEEGTKFPASTSPYSSCQKKMDMEDGGEAKKQQMPPASVMTRLILIMVWRKLIRNPNTYSSLLGVAWSLVSYKWHIKMPKIISGSISILSDAGLGMAMFSLGLFMALQPKIIACGKSVATFAMAVRFLTGPAVIAACSIAVGLRGVLLHVAIVQAALPQGIVPFVFAKEYNVHPDILSTAVIFGMLIALPITILYYILLGV